In one window of Synechococcus sp. M16CYN DNA:
- a CDS encoding DUF3122 domain-containing protein: MHRLICSLLVALVLLVIPGLARAQVHQHENETGVAIVRSLESLRDLDYDSWQTVAYRKGQPGQPVVLRIVGYPGKLRLNHPVSLQVLAGRHTWILNDITLENPVLVGDGREAAAEFSLDPLLDDLSNNRPLRLVLPGVFTELPIPPYVVSEWRSLQTLPLF, translated from the coding sequence ATGCATCGTCTAATTTGTTCGTTGTTAGTCGCTTTAGTATTGCTGGTAATTCCTGGCTTAGCTCGAGCACAGGTTCATCAGCATGAAAACGAAACAGGTGTTGCAATAGTTCGGTCACTTGAAAGCCTTCGGGATTTGGATTACGACAGCTGGCAAACTGTGGCTTACCGGAAAGGTCAGCCTGGTCAGCCGGTGGTGCTTCGCATCGTCGGTTATCCAGGCAAGCTGCGTTTAAATCATCCTGTCAGCCTTCAAGTCCTAGCCGGTCGCCATACTTGGATTCTAAACGACATCACGCTGGAAAACCCAGTTTTGGTTGGAGATGGTCGTGAAGCCGCTGCTGAATTTAGTCTCGATCCATTACTTGACGATCTTAGCAACAATCGTCCGCTACGTTTAGTACTCCCTGGAGTGTTTACTGAGCTTCCCATTCCTCCATATGTTGTGAGTGAGTGGCGCTCGCTTCAGACTTTACCGCTTTTCTGA